From the Pleurodeles waltl isolate 20211129_DDA chromosome 6, aPleWal1.hap1.20221129, whole genome shotgun sequence genome, the window tttgcaaacctcaaaatttggctaaaaaaacacatgttcctcacatttctgtggcagaaagttctggaatttgataggagccacaaatttccttccacccagcgttcccccaagtctcccgataaaaatgatacctcacttgtgtgggtggcccaggtgcctgcaacataataaggcccaaaacctgaagggatagaagggatagcacagcaagtttataagggcatattcttttatacatctttagacggactctgctttggggacccacataagtgaggtgtcattttacttgggagactgaggggaaaactggggagtaggaattttgtgctggagcggtgatcctactaagaaaaatcacgaaaatatgcttttttatgcaaattgtgaggtttacagaggagtctgggtaagaaaatgttgggggagccacacaagccacacctccctagactccttggggtgcctagttttaaaaagtttctgggttttgtaggtttccctacatgacggccgcacccaggaccaaaaacataggtgggccctcccccccaaacacaggtatttttggaatatatcactttgatgtgtgcacatacgtccgtgatgtgccaaacactaaaattgtgaaaagaaacacacttaggttatgtgaagaagacccctcacccaccaaccaagttggtggcatgcttcatcatcggggtcccatctgaggcacctagcgtgtctcaagtgtgctgcgacgcctgattacagcggagcaggttttgtcatttgtaccacacatactggttggatttggcacgagggtgagtgatggttcagtagatcaaattttattaacaagagatttcacaaaagtgaaatgcactggtaataactgaaaggccaaaaaactgaaccaatgactcacagctcgtgagctgtaaagccacgacaaggcaccaaccgctttacagtccattcacacacctttcatacatgacatgcactagaccattcacgccgccagccacgggcccagcacattacaagactcgcatccacagacagcgccagtcaagggcccatcactttcatacgcccacatgcctgatacagcaatcacaccagctgatgagtgtgtggactggcgtttggccggcactgccagccaagcgccaccccacccacaccaccagccaagcgccaccccacacacaccgccagcccagcgccaccccacacacaccgccagcccagcgccaccccacacacaccgccagccaagcgccaccccacacacaccgccagccaagcgccaccccacacacaccgccagccaagcgccaccacacccacgccgccagccaagcgccactctacacatgccatccccttttttttgtttttaaacaacaaagaaaccactaatcataaattagtacaaaactacaaacacaaaagctctaactgaatacatgactaatgccaaccgtgaaaccgaacatataaaaatataaaacaccagtttacgctcacggaatttcccaataattcttctgtgtgtggtagctcctgaaacagccacccacacacagcccaggctttgaaggacaatcagggcagtacatcctagtctccttcctgatacctcttcgagcacagactctacatctcttagcaggaaagttttttttggccgtgggaggaatgtgctcagcaaagtgacgatctttcaatctagccacatcctccaccactgcttctctaggaactcttgcctgttccagcacaacaaggctagctatgatagactcctgaaatttcacaaatgtcatccttgactctggagaactatccttaaacacaacaaaagcattaaaagttgccaagtggaacaagtgaagcgctaatttcttataccacacataagacttacgagcagcagtgtaaggttctaacctctgatctactctatcaacaccacccatgtgcttattatagtctaagatgcacacaggtttgcgcacttcggcaacctgaccccaaacagccacaggtgaagtactctcatcatggatggtgcttagcatgtatacatccctcttgtctacaaatttcagagctagcagctcatcattccgcaaggcactgcactgtcccttctcaagttttttacagacaagctcttttggatagcctttccgattagagcggattgtgccacaagcaacagtgtccactctgaacaactccttgaacaaccgaactccagtgtagaagttatctacatataaatggtgacctttgttaaacagtcgtctaccaagttcccacacaattttctcactaactccaaaagtgggaggacaaccaggggggtcaatattggaatccctaccagtgtagacccggaaattataaacatatcctgtactactttctgacagcatataca encodes:
- the LOC138302029 gene encoding piggyBac transposable element-derived protein 4-like translates to MGSRRMTAQQVVSVLFESSSDHEYETDSASEAEEEVQDSGSEFSVRDESSDDEATLSADEGPVLEEDSDVPMVQEPAAERLPIGRPDAWVAPNMEQPQLPAFTGFPGCRVNTENILPVNFFELFMDDIFLEEIVEQTNLYAEQFLRDNAARLRPHSRASRWIPTNLEELKKFLGLTFLMGLIRKPSLSSYWSTSPLMATAIFPAIMSRNRYELLLRMLHFVDNALALPRDHPDSDRLFKIRPVLDHLVDRFSEIYVPGKEISVDESLVLFKGRLVFRQYIPSKRARYGIKLYMLSESSTGYVYNFRVYTGRDSNIDPPGCPPTFGVSEKIVWELGRRLFNKGHHLYVDNFYTGVRLFKELFRVDTVACGTIRSNRKGYPKELVCKKLEKGQCSALRNDELLALKFVDKRDVYMLSTIHDESTSPVAVWGQVAEVRKPVCILDYNKHMGGVDRVDQRLEPYTAARKSYVWYKKLALHLFHLATFNAFVVFKDSSPESRMTFVKFQESIIASLVVLEQARVPREAVVEDVARLKDRHFAEHIPPTAKKNFPAKRCRVCARRGIRKETRMYCPDCPSKPGLCVGGCFRSYHTQKNYWEIP